The Candidatus Deferrimicrobiaceae bacterium region TTGGCCATCACCGCCATCCCACCGATCGCCGTCCGGTTCATGAAGGAATTCTTCCACGCCTCCCAGGTCGGGTTCTTCGCCCCGGCCAAGGGGGAAACCCAGTTCACTCTGGTCGAGGGAGTCGGTTTCCCGGCGAACTGGAAAGGAAAGATCCGCGTCAGCCCCAAAGACGGAGTCCTGGGGATGGCCCTTTCCAACCGGGTCGTCACCACGAAGGAAGATCACATCTCGTCGAAAACAAAATGGCCGACGGGGTTGACCTCGCTGGAAAGGAACGGGATCATGGCGGATCTCGTGGCCCCGGTGACCATGGATTCGGAGGTCGTGGGCGCCCTCGTGGTGGTTTCGAGCGAAATCCGCCTGAGCGAGGAAATGGCCTTCGCATCGATGATGGCGGACCTGCTCGGCAACGCGTTCCAGCACGCCACGACGATCGAGTCGGCGGAGCAAAGCGCAGCGATCGACCCCCTGACCAGGGTCTACAGCCGGGGATATTTCACCCCGCGGTTCGAGGCGGAGTTGCGCCGCGCCCGGAACTACTCGCATCCCCTGACACTCCTCCTGTTCGACATCGACCACTTCAAGAAGGTCAACGACACGTACGGGCACCCGGCGGGGGACCTCATCCTGGTCAAACTGGGACA contains the following coding sequences:
- a CDS encoding sensor domain-containing diguanylate cyclase, translating into MGQDLFSPLIAVAAMAGAILGFILGWLIRQSTETEGKTETERLMRSFQELTNEMTRTQAELQRKREIATHIPMIVRSLTGRLAITAIPPIAVRFMKEFFHASQVGFFAPAKGETQFTLVEGVGFPANWKGKIRVSPKDGVLGMALSNRVVTTKEDHISSKTKWPTGLTSLERNGIMADLVAPVTMDSEVVGALVVVSSEIRLSEEMAFASMMADLLGNAFQHATTIESAEQSAAIDPLTRVYSRGYFTPRFEAELRRARNYSHPLTLLLFDIDHFKKVNDTYGHPAGDLILVKLG